A section of the Paramisgurnus dabryanus chromosome 4, PD_genome_1.1, whole genome shotgun sequence genome encodes:
- the cdk2ap2 gene encoding cyclin-dependent kinase 2-associated protein 2, with amino-acid sequence MSYKPIAPAPTGSNHTPPGSCGSSPSLPSSSNFRPAFSDFGPPSMGFVQPVKVSQGSTYSELLSVIEEMSREIRPTYAGSKSAMERLKRGIIHARALVRECLAETERSART; translated from the exons ATGAGTTACAAGCCGATCGCCCCCGCACCCACCGGCTCCAACCACACTCCACCAG GATCCTGTGGCTCTTCTCCATCACTACCGTCCTCTTCAAACTTTAGACCAGCATTTAGCGATTTTGGTCCACCATCAATGGGCTTTGTAcaa CCAGTAAAAGTGTCCCAGGGATCTACCTATAGTGAGCTGCTTTCCGTCATTGAGGAGATGAGCCGTGAAATACGGCCTACGTATGCCGGCAGCAAAAGTGCCATGGAGAGACTAAAGAGAG GTATCATTCATGCACGTGCTCTTGTCAGGGAGTGTCTAGCAGAGACAGAGCGAAGTGCTCGCACATAA